TTTCATTTATATATTTTGCAAAGGCTAGTGCATGTGCACCATCACCGTGAATACAAATAGTATCTGCTCGCAGCGGAACTTCTGTTTTTTGCTCAGAAACTACGATTCCTTTTGTCACCATTTTTACAATTTGTGCAACAGATTGCTCTTGATCTGTAATCATGGCATTCTTTTGTGATCGAGAAGTCAAAGACCCGTCTGCTTGATACGTCCTATCTGCAAATGCCTCGTGTGCTGTTCGTAAACCAATCTTCTCTCCGGCCTTCGTCAATTCACTCCCGGAAAGTCCAAATAATATCAATGATGGGGATACATCGTATACTGCTTGTGCAATCGCTTCGGCAAGTTTTGGATCCTTTGCCGCCATATTGTACAGAGCACCGTGGGGTTTTACATGCTGCATTTTTTCATTGAATGTCATTAAAAATCCTTGCAATGCACCAATTTGATAGACGACCATGTCATATCCTTCTTGAGGAGTAATCGCCATTTCTCTTCGCCCGAATCCGTTCAAATCCGGCAAACCAGGATGCGCTCCAATTTTGACACCATTAGAAATGGCCATCTTCACCGTTTCTCTCATCACGCTCGGATCTCCGCCATGAAAACCGCAGGCGATATTTGCAGATGTAACGTATTTCAAAATTTCTTCTTGCTCCCCCAATTTATAGCGACCAAAACTCTCCCCTAAATCACAATTCAAATCTACTTGAAACATACTTCTCCCCTCCATTGATAATCGTTTAATAATTAGTAAGTATTTTCGAAGTTCCCGAAATTCGGAACAGTAGTTTTAAAACTAAAACAAATTCTAGCATAAAAATTTTCGCTTGAATATATTATTTGCAAAATTATTCGAAAATTGTAAATATCGCAATATTCTTAACATATATACTTGATTTTAAATTTGAAAACAAATTATAATGTTAGCAATATCCGTTTTGAAAAACATAAATACCGAAATTCGAAACCTTAAGGAGCTGTTTATAATGGCCTATCAGAAAATTAATGCACACATAAGGCCCTTAGGGGATTCTGCGCTAGTCATTCAGTTAGGTGATGGAATCAGCCTTGCCGTCCATGAAAAAGTGAAAAACCTTTGCAATCTATTAGAAAAAGAGCCGTTTACAGGATTGATTGAATCTGTTCCTTCTTATAATAGCCTTACAATTTATTACAATCCTTTTGCCGTCTTTTTATCAAACACGGTTAAAGAATCAGCAAGTCCCTATAAGAAAGTAAGTGCGTTTATCTTATCGCTGCTGGATCAATTAGAAACAAGTGAAACTTCCGAACAACGATTAATAACAATCCCAGTCGTGTACGGAGGAGAGTTTGGTCCGGATTTAGAATATGTAGCAAGTTATCACGGACTTTCTGTTGAAGATGTCATTCAAATTCATACGTCAAATGAGTACTTAGTTTATATGATTGGCTTTGCCCCTGGGTTTCCGTTTATGGGCGGGATGGATGAAAGAATTGCAACACCACGTAAGGATTCACCACGTCTAGCTATCGCACCGGGTTCTGTAGGAATTGCTGGTAAACAAACAGGCATCTACCCGTTGGAAACTCCCGGAGGATGGCAAATTATCGGCAGGACTCCGCTTGATTTGTTTCTTCCGGAACTTTCACCGCCAACTCTGTTACAGGCTGGAGATCGAATCCGCTATGTACCGATAACGCTTGAAGAGTATGCTGTCTATAAGGAGATGAAACAATGAGCATTAAAGTACTTCATCCTGGATTATTGACTACGATTCAAGATTTAGGGAGATTCGGTTCACAAAAGTTTGGCGTCATCGTAAGTGGCGCAATGGATCCGATTTCTCTTAGAATTGCAAATTTACTTGTCGGCAATGACGAAGGCGAAGGAGCGCTTGAAATAACACTTTTAGGGACAACGCTCCAATTTGACACGGATGAGTTAGTTGCCATTACTGGTGGAGACCTGCAGCCTACAATTGATGGAGAAAAAGCTCCTATGTGGAGACCTGTCCTGATTCGCAAAGGATCTGTTTTAAAATTTAAGTCAGCAATTAATGGGTGTAGGGCCTACGTGGCATTCGCTGGTGGAATCATGGTCCCGGAAGTTATGGGAAGTAAAAGCACTTATTTGCGCGCAGCAATTGGAGGGCTTCAAGGCAGAGCATTACAAAAAGGAGATGTATTGGACAGCGGAGAATTCAATCCAATCAGTCGGGCATTTGTTCATCAGCTCGAAAAAACGACGACTCACTTTAATTGGTCTGTCGATTATAGAGAGTTTATAACATTCGATAAAACACAAACGATCAGGGTGTTACATGGTGCTGAGTTCGAACGTTTTGATACCAGAAGCCAACAAGCGTTTTTCTCGAAGCCCTATAAATTAACGACACAAGCGGATCGAATGGGCTATCGATTGGAAGGCGAATCACTCAGCTTATCAGAGAAATTTGAATTGTTATCGGAAGGCGTTACGTACGGTACCATTCAAGTGCCCTCAAACGGACAACCTATTATTCTGATGGTTGATCGACAAACGACAGGAGGATATCCGAAAATCGGTCAAGTCATTTCCGTTGATCTCCCTTGTTTAGCACAAATGCAGCCAAACAGTAACATTCAGTTCAAGAAGTTTTCTCTTGAACAAGCAGAATTAGAATTGATCAACCAAGAGCAATTGTTGCGTCAATTAGCAATGGGCATCCAGTTTAAAGCACTTCATAAATAAGAGCACATGAAAATCAAAAAATTAATAGCAGTTACGGAAATGATTGAACATGGATACATAACCGTATTTAGAACCAAAACGAGGCGATCTCGCATCCAATTGATGCAGAGACCGCCTCGTTTATGTTATTTGCTATAGCCTAATTGCATTGAAATATCCTCAGCAATTTTTTTTACCTTCTTTGCGTAGATTTCAACGTTCTCATCCTGATAATTCGCTTCGATTCCTGCGATACTTATCCCCGCAATAACTTCTCCATTGTGATTAAAAATCGGGGCAGCAATGGCAGCTGTATGGTTTTCCAATTCAGAATGACTGATTGTATAGCCATCGATTCTCGCTTGTTTGATCGTTTCATAAATTTTATCTTTTTCAGTAATTGTCCCGTTTGCGAATGATTTTGGGTTAATTGACTCTAGATATGTCTCTATTTCTGAATCTGGTAAAAAGGACAAAATTGCACGTGAACAGGCACCAGCATAAAGCGGACTTTTCCTGCCGATTGAAGTATACAAACGAACCTTTTGTTTTGTATCTATTTTCTCAATATAGATGGCTTCATCTCCATCTTTAACAATTAAGTTAATGGCTTCCTTCACATCATTATGTAATTCATGCATAAACGGATAAGCAACTTTACGTAAATCAATCCTGCCTAAAACCAGCTGACCAAATTTGAGAAACAAAAGTCCAAGTCGGTATTTCGAATCGCTTCCTTTTTCCAAGAACTCCATTTCCTCTAATGACCTGAGCATTCGATACACCGAAGATTTCGGAATCCCCGATAGATCAATAATTTCTTGAAAGGTTAATTCAGTATGCTCTATAAATAAATTTAATATATCCATCGAACGGACAACCGTTTTATTTTTGTTGTTCATTAATTTTAGTCTGCCCCTTTCCATTCTTTTCTATATGTATAAAACTCCCTTATTGAAATCTAGGATACACTTTCTGTCTTAATATAAGTATTATACCAAGATTGGATGATAAAACGGAACCTATAGTAAGGGCACATCTAATAAGACACATTTTCTTATGGAACGAAATTCCCTTTATTTGAAGCGTTATTTTCGAGTTTTTTGTATTTTATCAATAATTAAAAATTTCGGCTTATACATAAGGATGTATTGGTTAGATCTTTCCAATTATTCTTAAAAAGGCATGTTTTGAATAGAACTTTCAAAACATGCCTTTGCATAATTTAACATGAATTTTATTTTTAAAACTTTAATCTATCTTCATCCTTCTTTTAAAATCTTCAATTTCAAACGGTTCATTATTTTCTTTAATCCTGCTGAATTCAATAAGTAACTCTTCCTGTTTCGCCTGGATTTTCCTTAACTCTGCCATTTGTTCTTCTCGCTCACATTCTCTCGCATATTCAATGGCACAATCCTTTAATGTATCGGCAAGATTATTTATTAGATAACTTTCAAATTTGTCCAGAATGTTCGAATCTAAATATTTCGGACCTATATTAAGTGTTTTTAACATATGGTTGAGTTCCGTTGCCTTCTGATTCAATTCATTGATTTGGTGTTTATTATTTTCCAACTTTCGAATTGTTAACTTTTCACTTGTACGAAATAAGTAAATAAACGTAGAGATGATGACCACCGAACTTATATAAAATATCATGTCATCCTCAAAACCAGCTAATACTAATAAAATAATCGATAAGGTACTTACTAATAATAATTTCATGAAGGAGATCGGGACTGGCTTTCTCAGTTCTATTAAGTCATTTTCAATACTTGCTTTATCTGACAGTAGTTGTTGCGCTTGCTTTATTTCATCTAAAACCAACTGCTTATTACTCATTAATTTAACCTCCCAAAATTCCAAGTCATTTAATTTCAACTTAGTTTGGTCGGAGCAACAAATTTTAAACATGATATTACTAGTCTTAATTGATTAGCGTCCATACAAAGATATAATTTATTGTAAGTAATATTCAGTTTCTCCGTTTTCTTCATTTTAAATCTATCCCGCATACGCAATCGCGCTAATTTCGATTAATTGCTCAGGTGAAGCCAAATGATTTACTCCGATCAAGCTGCCGGCTGGGCGATGCTGTCCCATATATTCCTTAAAAATTTCGATAGCCGGCCCTGTATCCTCTAGTGCATTCGTTAAATAAATTTCCAAATAAGCAAGGTTCGATCTTGTAATATTAAATCCTTCTAATACACGGTCTAGATTGGCCAGCGTTTGTCGAGTTTGCGCTTCAATATCTCTTTCACCGACAAAGCCCCCTTCCGAATCATGCGAAAACTGCCCAGAAATATAGACTGTTCCATCTACACTAAACCCTTGAGAAATGCCATGATCCCAAAGATCGTGGTTGACTGTTTTAATTTTTTTCATTTTTACCATTCCTTTACTTGAGAATAGGTTAAATATAAAATAGTCCTAAATAAAAAAATAGTACGCACTTTTTTGAAAGGTACTATCAGAAAGGATAGTGTAAATATGGGGATGTCTGACTATGTAGAGAAGGGCAACGTTCGAGAGACACCTTTTGGCTATACATTATCAATTATTGGCGGCAAGTGGAAAATGCTGATTATTTATATATTGGCAGAACACGAAACCGTACGTTTTAATGAATTGCAAAGAAAACTAGGGACGATTACCTTCAAAATATTAAGTTCACAGCTTAAAGAATTGGAAGCAGACGGAATGATTGTACGAAAAGAATATCCGCAAATCCCTCCTAAAGTAGAGTACAGCCTTACCCCTAAAGCACAAACCCTTTTGCCGGCTTTGGAGCAGTTATGTGATTGGGGATTGAAAAATCAAAAAAATAGTTAGAATTTTTATGCGTTTCATAATATAGTTTTTAAGAGACTGAACGAATTTCTAAAAATGAAATTCGTTCTTTTATTTGCTGGTGAAATGGTAGATGAGCGAAAAGAAAGGACATTTTATGAAACAAATAAATCTACGTAAAATTACAATTGTGCTGTTAGCAATCTATACAGCGCTGATCCTCTATTTCCTATATCTTGGGTTTAATAGAGGACTACTCGGAACAGACTCCAGCTTACGATATAACCTAATCCCAGAAGGAATTGCGTTACACTATCCAATGGGAAAAGCCTTTCAAATCTGGTTTTTCGAGTATGGGAATTTTTTAGCGTTCATCCCTTTTGGCGTAGTTATTCCCCTCCTGTTTCGTTGTAGTACTAAACGCTTTATCATCGGTTTTATTTTGTCGATCACATTGCTTGAAACGATTCAACTGCTGACACATTTAGGCGCTTTTGATATCAATGACATTATTATCAATACACTCGGTGCTGCTGTTGGTTTCGCCGCGCAGCGAATCGTCAAGAATAACCGAGATAACCTTAAAGGAATTATCAGAATCGTACTAAACTCTATTGTGCTTGCTCTCGGAACAATAACCATTGTTGGCGGGATTAATCATTATTTAGAAAAAGGCCAAGGAGAAACTGTCGCCCTGCATGATTTGATTCAAGAAGATGGGTCGATCCAGTGGGATAAAAACTTATCTACTTTTACAGTTGGCCAAAATGAAGTAACCCCACAAATTAATTTAATTGATAGAGAGAATACGAAAACCAATGAATTCGTGTATCTTTTAAAAGGCCAATATAAATTTATGACAGGTTATGTGGCAATACCTGACGATGTATTGAACGCTACAAGCACAGAGAGTATCGAAATCGAATTTATCAGCAATGGAGAAGTAATTTATTCGATCGGGTTAACCACTACAAGTGGAGAAAATAGCATAGAGTCATTTGAAGTGCCTCTTAATGAGGTGAATGATTTAATAATAAAGATAAACAGTGAAGATGCGAACCCGATTACACATGCCTTGGTATGGGATGTCAAAGTTACAGAGGAAAATGCGGGGCAGAAGGTTATTAACAGGATTAGAGAAAAGGTTAAATAATTATTTAATATCAGAGTAAGCGAATTATATATCCATAGTCCGTAAAAGAGAAATGTGCCAAAATCCATGATAATAAAGGATTTTGGCACTCTTTAAATTCCTGTGAAATTCGTCAGCTTTCTCTACTTACATTAGCCAAGGTATTTCCTAATTCTCCATTAATAACTGATAAGCTGCCATCGTTTTCGAGAACGATGGCTTGAACTTCCTTTAAGTCCCCGATTCCATCATTTCGTACAGACTGCAGTATATCGCCCTCGCTAATTCTTTCCTTTTTCATCGTTTCTCTCAGAAATGAACCGTTCAAATAGAGTAAGCTCGGCTCGGACTTGATGAGTTTATTGAATTTTTTCCAACGAACAGATGTAAATGTCAGTACGAATTGCAATAAAATCAACAGGACAAATGCTAACAGCCCCTCGAGCAAGCTCACATTTTTATCCAATAAAATTGTAGAGAGTACTGAACCAATGGCTACTGTTACCACTAAATCGAATGCATTTAATTGGGTTAATGACCGTTTCCCCGAAGTCAGCAGAAAGAAGATTAAACCGACATAAGCAAGAATACCGACAGTGATAATTCGAATAAAACTGTCCAATGTTATTGAGAACATGCTACCAGCTCCTCTCAGTAATAATTAGGTTCTTAAGTGGGCAATCCTAAAAAGTAGGTTAAAGAGTCTTATCTAAAATATTCTCGTAACCACTTAAGTTGCTAAGTCTACTCTTTTGTATACCCCATTCATAACCTTCTAAATACTTATTGCTTTAATTTAATGCCTGCTATACCTCTTATTATAATCATGTACAAAGTACTCCCTCTCTTAAATTCCAATTCACGATGTAGAGTATGTATAATGGTGGTTTTAAACATTCCCCCTCGGATTGCCCTAACTAATGTAATTAATACAAAAAAGTACATCCTGATAAAATCAAGATATACTCGGGTTTAATTATCTATTTCCTTATGTCAAATTCCATAGATGCTGAACTGCCACAAGAATCCTTTAGGGAAGGTAAAATTTGGAACTTTTTAGCCAGCGCCTCTTATGATAATCGATCTGAAATCGTCTGCACGGCATCCATAAATACGTTAACAAATGCTTCGCGGTCAACATCGTGCAATACATGCACGTTTGGTTTATTGCCTGTTGAATTGTGTAAATCTACGACTGTCGCACCTGTTGTAATACCCTCTGTTGACATTTCTACATAGTAGTCTGTTCCTTTGAAAAACTCAGGATGCAGTAAATACATGATGGCAGAAACGTCATGGAAGCGGAGCACATCGGCGTAATGCGGCTCACTAAAAGGTGTCGGTTTGGCTACGTCCAAATAGTATGTCACAAGATCATAAGCCTTTTGCGCAAACTCTGTACCGATGTCTAGAATTTTTTCCGCTTCGGTTTGTGTGACGAATGCTTTGTGAGTCACATCTAACCCACACATGCTCATCGGTACGCCTGATTGCATCACAATTTGAGCGGCATGCGGATCTACAAAGGCATTAAATTCGGCAACGGCTGTTTTATTACCACCTTGAGCTGCGCCACCCATCCATGAAATCGTTTCAATGTTATCCTTTACTTCTGGGTGAGCGATTAATAATGCACCGACATTTGTTAAAGGACCTGTCGCAACAATCGTTACCTTCTCCTCACTCGCTAAAATCGTTTCACGCATCGCTGCAACTGCTGGACGGACATTTGCGGGTACTTCCACTTTCGGAAACTCTACTTTTCCAAACCCAAATGCACCATGAATCTCCTCTGCTACTTCAAGCTTACGGAACATAGGCTGCTCAAGCCCTCGTGCAATCGTAACGTCTTCTTTAATATAATTTAAAAATGCATGTGCATTGTAATTCGCCTTACTTTGCGAAATATTTCCAGATGCAGTCGTTACTAAACGAATATCAAAAATATCCTTATTAGCAAATGCTACTGTTAGCATCATTGCATCATCAATGCCTGGATCTGTGTCAATAATTAGCGGTCGTCTTATCATGCTGTTTTCACCCAATTCTTTCATTTATAGTCTCAGTATTAGATTGCCATAACCACTGTGTTAATTAAAGCAAAAAAGTACATTCTGATAAAATCAAGATATACTTGGATTTAATTATCTATATCTTCATGTTGAGAAAACTCGATGAGCATTAAGTCTTCTGTATCCTTCTCGATTTTTTCTATATCCGGATGATCTCAGTCACCTTCTTATTTTTTGGATTTTCTAACAAAACTACTCCATAAATTTCCTTAAGCACAAACATTCATGCTTAAGGAGTTGTTTGTATTAGGTATGGGTACCAACAGGGATTGGTTCATAGAGTAGGAATTCAGCTCATGCTTGTGATGATTCAACTACATAAACTCTAATTTCCGGTCAAAAAAGTCCATGCTATTTCCCTCCTCACAAAATTAAATTTCTATTTCCAATAATATATATACATAGGTTTAATTTTTTCTGTTACGTCTGAAATTATCATCATTAAAACTAAGCTCTATGTTTCATCTATGTTTTTAAGAAGTTTGCTTTTTGCTGAAGACTGAAGCGCATAAAAAAGCCCAACGATATTGACCAAATCAGCCACACCGTTGAGCTTTAAATACACCTAACTTTTGTATCCAAAAAGAGAGGAATTCCTATTCTATTTTTACGCTCTAGTCGCCACTAGCAAGCTGTTTTTATATATGAAACTCTATTTAATTAAAATAATGGATAAAAATTATCATGCCACTTTATTTTTAATCAACACTCTTTAACATACAGCACAAAGATAACTGCTTAAGCTGCTTTTCGAATGAACGACTTAACGTAGGTTTTTACGTCCAAAATCTGCTTTAATTTCTCCCCATCTCTCCGTTTGCCACTTTAACACTTGATTGGAATAAGTATTTTGGTGGAGCCATTTTTCAGCTCTTTCGATAAGGTGCCAAATATTTTCGGTTTTATGATTGCGAGAGATTTGTGTATTGACCTTCTTTTTACGTACCCAGCTAATTGCAGTGAGCGAATCCGTATAAACAGGTAGCGAACTGTCTTTTTGATTTAACAAAGCGAGCGCATGAACTACTGCTAAAAATTCCCCAATATTATTGGTCCCATTCGCTACAGGTCCAAATTTAAAAATTACGTTGCCATTTTTGGTATACACACCTTTATATTCCATATCCCCAGGGTTTCCACTGCATGCGGCATCCACTGAAATACTTTCCTCGATATATTCGTCATTTCCGAAAAGTATGAGCTGTTTAGTATTTTTATTGGCATCGGTAATCAATGACTTTTTACTATAGCCGTTTTCAAAGGCTGCTTTTGCTTCCTGTTCATTAGGAAATGACTTGAATTTTGCATTCTTCACACCGTGAACTTGTTCTTTACAATCTTCCCATGTTTTATAAACACCTGTTTTCTTTCCGGACCAAACGACATAATATTTTTGCTTAGCCATCAATTCTTCTCCTTTTTCAAGACTCCAATCACTTTACCATTAATCAAAACATCTTCTTTTTGCATTTGAATTGGCTCATAGTTTTCATTTTCAGAAAGAAGCAACACTGAATCACCCATACGCATGAATTTTTTCATTGTTGCTTCACCTGCAATAATAACTACAACAATATCCCCATTTTGTGCACTTTGTTGTCGATGAACAATCACCTTATCTCCTTTATCAATACCTGCTCCGATCATACTGTCGCCTGTTACCGTTAGTGCAAAAGTATCCCCCTCAGCTACTAGCCACGCTTTCGGTAATGCAATGAACTCGTCATAGGTTACGTCAATCGAAATTGGTACACCGGCTGCAACATTACCTATATGTGGAATATGACAAATCGTATCGTATTCCATAAATAAGCCTGAATCAACGTCAATAAATTCCACCATGTTTTCATCATCAATTTCTGTTGTGATATTATATTTTTTAGAGTTTTTTAAATTGATATAGGGACGTACATTTTTTGTCTCAGGTAAAAACTGCGGCTGGCACTTCGGTATATCAGCAATGATTTCACCATTTCGATCAATGCATATTACCTCTAAGCCATCTGTAGCTAATCCATAATGTACGCGTGGATCTGCCTGCATGTACGATTTCAGCTGCTCTGCTGCATCTTGAACACCGTGACCAAATTGCTTTACTTCAATAAAAATATAAGGCAGTGCCTGTCCATTTTTATAGATCATTACGGCGATATCTACATAGCCTTTACGTGAAAATAACTGTACGGGAAACTCTAATTCCAGTAATTCGAGAGGATAATGATAAGAACGCTTCAACTCTTTTATAATCCATTGGCGAATCACTTCTTCTTTCGCATTTAAATCAACAATACGTTCTGTCAGCTCATAATTTTGAATGCCGATTGACTTAAATGGATGTAAGCGACAGTCACGTTTCATTGTAAAATTTTCAAAATTCAGCTCTTTCATAAAGCTTGACGGTCTTCCTACTGACGACATATACAGCAATTCGTTCGCACGGGTCATCCCTACGTAAAGCAGCTTACGTTCTTCAGAAATAAGGGCTTCTTCCTCATCCATTTCAAACAGCTTATTATTTGGAATAACGCCTTCACTTAAATCAATAAGAAATATCACCTTAAATTCAAGCCCTTTAATCGAATGCATCGTTACAAGTTTTACTTTCTCTTGGCCAAAGTCAGCATCTTCGTGCAAAATAGCACAACCAATTCCTTCACTTTCCAAGCTCTGTGCAACACTTTCAATTAGGCGCTTTTCCTTGGCAGCAATGCAAATATCCCCTAACCGGTAGTCATTTGAAAGTTCTCGAATTTCCTTTATTAAAAATGCGAGTTGCTCCTCACTTTTTCTAAAATAACGATAAATTGGCGCCTCTCCATGTCGATCAATGAGTGAAGGTTTAACAAAATCGATATTATTATGAATCGTTTGATCGTGCTCAATTAAATCATAAGCTGCTTTTGAAATTTCAGTCGTTGTACGGTAATTTTTGCTGAGCGTACGCGATTTCCCGCTCATATCATAGCCTATCGTCGTATAGGAACGACCTTTCCCAAGCCACGAATGCGAATAAATACTCTGTGTATTATCTGCTACAAATAATAGAGAAGAATAGGGCTTTTCTTTGTAAATACATTTTAAAAACTCTAACTGTAAGCGCGTTAAATCCTGGCTTTCGTCTATAATAATGTGCGTATATTTCCCGTAATCCATCTGCTCCGCCTCAGCCAGTGCAAGAGCATTCATTTTCACAAATGTGACTAACCCCTGCTGCGCGAGGAGTTCATTAAAGAGCTCCATCAGTTCAAAAATCGCCTGACGAATATCTG
Above is a window of Solibacillus isronensis DNA encoding:
- a CDS encoding LamB/YcsF family protein — protein: MFQVDLNCDLGESFGRYKLGEQEEILKYVTSANIACGFHGGDPSVMRETVKMAISNGVKIGAHPGLPDLNGFGRREMAITPQEGYDMVVYQIGALQGFLMTFNEKMQHVKPHGALYNMAAKDPKLAEAIAQAVYDVSPSLILFGLSGSELTKAGEKIGLRTAHEAFADRTYQADGSLTSRSQKNAMITDQEQSVAQIVKMVTKGIVVSEQKTEVPLRADTICIHGDGAHALAFAKYINETLNKNNITVDAICKLEGKNEKS
- the pxpB gene encoding 5-oxoprolinase subunit PxpB, translating into MAYQKINAHIRPLGDSALVIQLGDGISLAVHEKVKNLCNLLEKEPFTGLIESVPSYNSLTIYYNPFAVFLSNTVKESASPYKKVSAFILSLLDQLETSETSEQRLITIPVVYGGEFGPDLEYVASYHGLSVEDVIQIHTSNEYLVYMIGFAPGFPFMGGMDERIATPRKDSPRLAIAPGSVGIAGKQTGIYPLETPGGWQIIGRTPLDLFLPELSPPTLLQAGDRIRYVPITLEEYAVYKEMKQ
- a CDS encoding 5-oxoprolinase subunit C family protein; its protein translation is MSIKVLHPGLLTTIQDLGRFGSQKFGVIVSGAMDPISLRIANLLVGNDEGEGALEITLLGTTLQFDTDELVAITGGDLQPTIDGEKAPMWRPVLIRKGSVLKFKSAINGCRAYVAFAGGIMVPEVMGSKSTYLRAAIGGLQGRALQKGDVLDSGEFNPISRAFVHQLEKTTTHFNWSVDYREFITFDKTQTIRVLHGAEFERFDTRSQQAFFSKPYKLTTQADRMGYRLEGESLSLSEKFELLSEGVTYGTIQVPSNGQPIILMVDRQTTGGYPKIGQVISVDLPCLAQMQPNSNIQFKKFSLEQAELELINQEQLLRQLAMGIQFKALHK
- a CDS encoding IclR family transcriptional regulator produces the protein MNNKNKTVVRSMDILNLFIEHTELTFQEIIDLSGIPKSSVYRMLRSLEEMEFLEKGSDSKYRLGLLFLKFGQLVLGRIDLRKVAYPFMHELHNDVKEAINLIVKDGDEAIYIEKIDTKQKVRLYTSIGRKSPLYAGACSRAILSFLPDSEIETYLESINPKSFANGTITEKDKIYETIKQARIDGYTISHSELENHTAAIAAPIFNHNGEVIAGISIAGIEANYQDENVEIYAKKVKKIAEDISMQLGYSK
- a CDS encoding RidA family protein, producing MKKIKTVNHDLWDHGISQGFSVDGTVYISGQFSHDSEGGFVGERDIEAQTRQTLANLDRVLEGFNITRSNLAYLEIYLTNALEDTGPAIEIFKEYMGQHRPAGSLIGVNHLASPEQLIEISAIAYAG
- a CDS encoding winged helix-turn-helix transcriptional regulator, with translation MGMSDYVEKGNVRETPFGYTLSIIGGKWKMLIIYILAEHETVRFNELQRKLGTITFKILSSQLKELEADGMIVRKEYPQIPPKVEYSLTPKAQTLLPALEQLCDWGLKNQKNS
- a CDS encoding VanZ family protein; translated protein: MSEKKGHFMKQINLRKITIVLLAIYTALILYFLYLGFNRGLLGTDSSLRYNLIPEGIALHYPMGKAFQIWFFEYGNFLAFIPFGVVIPLLFRCSTKRFIIGFILSITLLETIQLLTHLGAFDINDIIINTLGAAVGFAAQRIVKNNRDNLKGIIRIVLNSIVLALGTITIVGGINHYLEKGQGETVALHDLIQEDGSIQWDKNLSTFTVGQNEVTPQINLIDRENTKTNEFVYLLKGQYKFMTGYVAIPDDVLNATSTESIEIEFISNGEVIYSIGLTTTSGENSIESFEVPLNEVNDLIIKINSEDANPITHALVWDVKVTEENAGQKVINRIREKVK
- a CDS encoding DUF421 domain-containing protein; the protein is MFSITLDSFIRIITVGILAYVGLIFFLLTSGKRSLTQLNAFDLVVTVAIGSVLSTILLDKNVSLLEGLLAFVLLILLQFVLTFTSVRWKKFNKLIKSEPSLLYLNGSFLRETMKKERISEGDILQSVRNDGIGDLKEVQAIVLENDGSLSVINGELGNTLANVSRES
- a CDS encoding nucleoside hydrolase — protein: MIRRPLIIDTDPGIDDAMMLTVAFANKDIFDIRLVTTASGNISQSKANYNAHAFLNYIKEDVTIARGLEQPMFRKLEVAEEIHGAFGFGKVEFPKVEVPANVRPAVAAMRETILASEEKVTIVATGPLTNVGALLIAHPEVKDNIETISWMGGAAQGGNKTAVAEFNAFVDPHAAQIVMQSGVPMSMCGLDVTHKAFVTQTEAEKILDIGTEFAQKAYDLVTYYLDVAKPTPFSEPHYADVLRFHDVSAIMYLLHPEFFKGTDYYVEMSTEGITTGATVVDLHNSTGNKPNVHVLHDVDREAFVNVFMDAVQTISDRLS
- a CDS encoding ribonuclease H1 domain-containing protein translates to MAKQKYYVVWSGKKTGVYKTWEDCKEQVHGVKNAKFKSFPNEQEAKAAFENGYSKKSLITDANKNTKQLILFGNDEYIEESISVDAACSGNPGDMEYKGVYTKNGNVIFKFGPVANGTNNIGEFLAVVHALALLNQKDSSLPVYTDSLTAISWVRKKKVNTQISRNHKTENIWHLIERAEKWLHQNTYSNQVLKWQTERWGEIKADFGRKNLR
- the lexA gene encoding transcriptional repressor LexA, whose amino-acid sequence is MKLNMEQRRLVELEPNGHLMVKGVAGSGKTTVAIRRISFLQNHYTPEQDDSILLVTYNKTLLQYIKHHYEKIVEEEDQCIENLFDTHSDVKITTIDSLMYSYFYKYISRTNQKLKIASKVQERQAMQRAIQLVQQRYAEKKILTLKNSDFLLDEVNWLVACRIEQLDVYQQLDRTGRASGGKGLPQKLMKNSDIRQAIFELMELFNELLAQQGLVTFVKMNALALAEAEQMDYGKYTHIIIDESQDLTRLQLEFLKCIYKEKPYSSLLFVADNTQSIYSHSWLGKGRSYTTIGYDMSGKSRTLSKNYRTTTEISKAAYDLIEHDQTIHNNIDFVKPSLIDRHGEAPIYRYFRKSEEQLAFLIKEIRELSNDYRLGDICIAAKEKRLIESVAQSLESEGIGCAILHEDADFGQEKVKLVTMHSIKGLEFKVIFLIDLSEGVIPNNKLFEMDEEEALISEERKLLYVGMTRANELLYMSSVGRPSSFMKELNFENFTMKRDCRLHPFKSIGIQNYELTERIVDLNAKEEVIRQWIIKELKRSYHYPLELLELEFPVQLFSRKGYVDIAVMIYKNGQALPYIFIEVKQFGHGVQDAAEQLKSYMQADPRVHYGLATDGLEVICIDRNGEIIADIPKCQPQFLPETKNVRPYINLKNSKKYNITTEIDDENMVEFIDVDSGLFMEYDTICHIPHIGNVAAGVPISIDVTYDEFIALPKAWLVAEGDTFALTVTGDSMIGAGIDKGDKVIVHRQQSAQNGDIVVVIIAGEATMKKFMRMGDSVLLLSENENYEPIQMQKEDVLINGKVIGVLKKEKN